Proteins from a genomic interval of Lolium perenne isolate Kyuss_39 chromosome 1, Kyuss_2.0, whole genome shotgun sequence:
- the LOC127333245 gene encoding anthocyanidin 3-O-glucosyltransferase-like, giving the protein MAPPPHIAVVAFPFSSHAAVMLSFVHALAAAAPDGTAISFVTTADSVAQLRNPTRSWATCASWRSRTGCQLRRGRCQCCPRLDGWSSSWRRKAAQASAGDARVSCVVGDAFVRMAAEVAAATGAPWVPVWTAASCALLAHIRTDALRQDIADQGTSCTSERLMV; this is encoded by the coding sequence ATGGCGCCGCCGCCGCACATCGCCGTTGTGGCCTTCCCTTTCAGCTCCCACGCCGCCGTGATGCTCTccttcgtgcacgccctcgccgcCGCGGCGCCGGACGGGACGGCCATCTCGTTCGTCACCACCGCCGACTCCGTCGCGCAGCTCCGGAATCCGACGCGCTCCTGGGCAACCTGCGCTTCGTGGAGGTCGCGGACGGGCTGCCAGCTCCGTCGGGGCAGATGCCAATGCTGCCCTCGCCTCGACGGATGGAGCTCTTCATGGCGGCGCAAGGCGGCGCAAGCCTCCGCTGGCGACGCCAGGGTGAGCTGTGTCGTCGGGGACGCGTTCGTGCGGATGGCAGCCGAGGTGGCCGCCGCTACCGGCGCGCCGTGGGTGCCTGTCTGGACCGCCGCGTCCTGCGCCCTCCTCGCGCACATCCGCACCGACGCGCTCCGCCAGGACATCGCCGATCAGGGTACGTCGTGCACATCAGAGCGGTTGATGGTGTAA
- the LOC139830438 gene encoding putative ripening-related protein 5 — translation MATIRSLATMVVFLLVVLRTSHIASSLRLGLGVCRASGYLPGKAGHCEKSNDPDCCEDGKRYPQYHCSPPVTATTKAVLTLNSFEKGKDGGGPSECDNSYHSDKELVVALSTGWFENMARCGHRIKITANGKSVYAKVVDECDSVYGCDDEHNYEPPCANNIVDASPAVWNALGLDQNVGMEDITWSQA, via the coding sequence ATGGCCACCATCAGATCTCTAGCCACCATGGTGGTATTCCTCCTGGTCGTGCTCCGTACATCCCACATTGCCTCCTCCCTTCGCCTCGGGCTTGGCGTATGCCGTGCCAGTGGTTACCTCCCGGGCAAGGCCGGCCATTGCGAGAAGAGCAATGATCCAGACTGCTGCGAGGACGgtaagaggtacccgcagtaccactgTTCACCACCAGTCACTGCGACCACCAAGGCCGTGCTAACGCTCAACAGcttcgagaagggcaaggatggtGGTGGTCCATCAGAGTGTGACAACTCCTACCACAGCGACAAAGAGCTCGTcgtcgcgctttccaccggttggtTCGAGAACATGGCACGGTGCGGCCACCGCATCAAAATCACCGCCAACGGCAAGTCTGTGTATGCTAAAGTCGTGGACGAGTGTGACTCCGTGTACGGCTGTGACGACGAGCACAACTACGAGCCGCCATGCGCCAACAATATCGTCGATGCCTCGCCAGCCGTGTGGAACGCCCTAGGGCTCGACCAAAATGTCGGCATGGAGGATATCACCTGGTCACAGGCGTAA
- the LOC127333252 gene encoding putative ripening-related protein 5 encodes MVNIRALATMAVFLLVALSTSHIASSLRPGLGVCRASGYLPGKAGHCEKSNDPDCCEDGKRYPQYHCSPPVTATTKAVLTLNSFEKGKDGGGPSECDNSYHSDKELVVALSTGWFENMARCGHQIKITAHGKSVYAKVVDECDSVYGCDNEHNYEPPCANNIVDASPAVWNALGLDQNVGMEDITWSQA; translated from the coding sequence ATGGTCAACATCAGAGCTCTGGCCACCATGGCAGTCTTCCTCCTGGTGGCGCTATCCACGTCCCACATTGCCTCCTCCCTTCGCCCCGGTCTCGGCGTCTGCCGTGCCAGTGGCTATCTCCCGGGCAAGGCAGGTCACTGCGAGAAGAGCAATGATCCAGACTGCTGTGAGGATGgtaagaggtacccgcagtatcaCTGCTCGCCACCGGTCACCGCGACCACCAAGGCCGTCCTGACGCTGAACAGCTTCGAGAAAGGTAAGGATGGTGGTGGTCCGTCGGAGTGTGATAACTCCTACCACAGTGACAAAGAACTGGTCGTTGCGCTATCCACCGGTTGGTTCGAGAACATGGCACGATGCGGCCACCAAATCAAGATTACCGCCCATGGCAAGTCTGTTTATGCTAAGGTGGTGGATGAGTGTGACTCCGTGTATGGGTGTGACAACGAGCACAACTATGAGCCACCATGTGCCAACAACATCGTCGACGCCTCGCCAGCGGTGTGGAATGCCCTCGGGCTCGACCAGAATGTCGGTATGGAGGATATCACCTGGTCGCAAGCGTAA
- the LOC127301658 gene encoding putative ripening-related protein 5 produces the protein MATIRALATMGVFLLVALSTSHIASSFRPGIGVCRASGYLPGKAGHCEKSNDPDCCEDGKRYPQYHCSPPVTATTKAVLTLNSFEKGKDGGGPSECHNSYHSDKELVVALSTGWFENMARCGHRIKITANGKSVYAKVVDECDSVYGCDDEHNYEPPCANNIVDASPAVWNALGLDQNVGMEDITWSQA, from the coding sequence ATGGCCACCATCAGAGCTCTAGCCACCATGGGGGTCTTCCTCCTAGTGGCGCTCTCCACGTCCCACATTGCCTCCTCCTTTCGCCCTGGTATCGGCGTCTGCCGTGCTAGTGGCTATCTCCCAGGCAAGGCAGGCCACTGCGAGAAAAGCAATGATCCAGACTGTTGTGAGGACGgtaagaggtacccgcagtaccactgCTCGCCACCGGTCACCGCGACTACCAAGGCCGTCCTGACGCTCAACAGCTTCGAGAAAGGTAAGGATGGTGGTGGTCCATCGGAGTGTCATAACTCCTATCATAGTGACAAAGAACTGGTCGTTGCGCTATCCACCGGTTGGTTCGAGAACATGGCACGGTGCGGCCACCGCATCAAAATTACCGCCAACGGCAAGTCTGTTTATGCTAAGGTGGTGGACGAGTGTGACTCCGTGTACGGGTGTGACGACGAGCACAACTATGAGCCACCATGTGCCAACAACATCGTCGACGCCTCGCCAGCGGTGTGGAACGCCCTCGGGCTCGACCAGAATGTCGGTATGGAGGATATCACCTGGTCACAAGCGTAA
- the LOC127333257 gene encoding uncharacterized protein, with the protein MYADDVVIFLKPTHLDIDTCAVVVKDFGKASGLHTNRAKSSVHPIRCSPDQVELARAILGCSVADSPCQYLGLPLGLRKPSAAQLQSVVESAAKRLPQWGARLLNRGGRTILVQTTLSGIHVHAMMSLDISPRLCKLSVRCVAVSCGRGGLTSVAGTVWWHGIR; encoded by the coding sequence ATGTACGCCGACGATGTGGTCATCTTCCTCAAACCTACTCACCTAGATATTGACACTTGCGCGGTGGTGGTTAAGGACTTCGGGAAGGCCTCGGGCCTTCACACCAACCGAGCCAAGAGCTCGGTCCACCCCATCCGGTGTAGCCCGGACCAGGTGGAGCTGGCACGCGCCATTCTTGGTTGTTCCGTCGCGGACTCGCCCTGCCAGTACCTTGGCTTGCCGCTTGGTCTGCGCAAGCCTTCGGCAGCTCAGCTTCAGTCGGTGGTGGAGAGCGCGGCCAAGCGGCTGCCCCAGTGGGGTGCCCGTCTGCTGAACCGCGGTGGAAGGACCATCCTCGTCCAGACCACGCTTAGCGGCATACATGTCCATGCCATGATGTCCTTGGACATCTCCCCAAGGCTTTGCAAGCTCTCGGTAAGGTGTGTTGCGGTTTCATGTGGAAGGGGTGGGCTGACGTCAGTGGCGGGCACTGTCTGGTGGCATGGGATAAGGTGA
- the LOC139833015 gene encoding uncharacterized protein has translation MVVSLGNGEEALFWKDHWIDGARVVDIAPNLAALVSKRHDNSCSIKEGFGGEWMRDCGPNLGAAAVPEFFVLWNAISDILLSPDQEDVFRWRWTADGIYSANAYGAFFAGTTMAPVASQIWRSRAPYSCKFFAWLASRNRCWTADRLQRRGLPHPAACPLCDQEPESIHHLLLGCVVTREI, from the coding sequence ATGGTGGTCTCCTTGGGCAACGGCGAGGAAGCCCTGTTCTGGAAGGACCACTGGATTGACGGGGCGCGGGTGGTGGACATTGCGCCTAACTTGGCGGCCTTGGTCAGCAAGCGTCACGACAACTCCTGCTCCATCAAGGAGGGGTTCGGTGGGGAGTGGATGCGTGATTGTGGTCCTAATTTGGGGGCTGCTGCGGTCCCGGAGTTCTTCGTCTTGTGGAATGCCATCTCCGACATCCTTCTCTCACCTGACCAGGAGGACGTCTTTCGCTGGAGGTGGACGGCCGATGGTATCTACTCTGCCAATGCCTATGGCGCCTTCTTCGCCGGGACCACTATGGCGCCGGTGGCTTCCCAGATTTGGCGATCGCGGGCACCCTACAGTTGCAAGTTCTTCGCCTGGCTTGCCTCCCGGAACAGGTGTTGGACAGCGGATAGGCTGCAGCGGCGTGGCCTTCCACACCCTGCTGCTTGCCCCCTGTGCGACCAAGAGCCGGAGTCCATCCATCACCTTCTGCTAGGTTGTGTGGTCACGCGGGAGATCTAG